Within the Bombus vancouverensis nearcticus chromosome 10, iyBomVanc1_principal, whole genome shotgun sequence genome, the region CGAAGGGAATAGAAACAGACGTCGAAACGGCGCTGACTATGGTGAAGAAGAGCAATTTGAGAATACAGGACGCCAGACGAGATCACGACCAGACGATTCGAGAGCTACGGACCAGTTTGACGATGCAAGAAAAACGAACGGACGCATTGCAGGCTGAAAACTCGGAGTTGAAGGCTCAACTAGAAAACGGCAGGTTTCCTAGCTAGATACTCCGTTTACTGATCGTCATCAACCCCCAGACGATGGCTTTTCCCgattcttccttttctctttttcctcgtttctttcgttcgtttctaTAAAGTCGTCTTGTTCTTTCCTTTTAATAGGTTCCGAGTGGAAATCGAGCACGATGTATCGGAAGTCGTTTTATCGATTAAATTCTAAATAGCTCTGAGACTTGGTCGATGTGATACGGTTGTCGGGTATCGCAGCTTCCAGCGAAGCAAATCGATAGGCGGCATTGATTTGCTCGGAATGTATGTAATACGTATGGGAGTGATCGTGGTCGATTACCCCACGGGAAATTCGATCGAGGAATTTTTCTGCCGTGCCACCGCAGCCAGGCGGATACGGTTCAGTAATCGATCGAGAACGATTTATGAATGTCCGGTGAATAGCAGACGATAGGAACGCGAGATCTGTTGCTCGTTTGTAAAGCGAGAGTACGGAATAGAAAACGTTATGAGACGCTTAAAGCtctaaagagaagaaaaatatcatGAATGGACGGTGTAGTAATTAATCCATAATCATGGtaggaataaataaaataaattttatttccatggaaGCAAAAAAATGATAAACGAAGAACGTTAGAATGGAATACGCAAAGCGAAGAATTGTATTATTTGAAGTCAAAGGGACATCAGATATGTTTTGTTACACtgtgataaaagaaaatttacatCGAGGATtacctttttcttctctctaATTGTAGGTGGTTTTATTACTTTTAGAAACCAGATAATATGATTGCGTTGTAATGTAATGAAAAGTTAAGCTTCTTTATCGAGGTTCTTTAATACCGAAGTCATCTGCTATTTATCACTGCAACTTTCATTTCGAAGAAATACTAACAGATATTATAAGAACTCGAGAATATTTTGATAAACACTAACTGCCCCTATCTTACCTATCGAACAATTGATTACTGCTAATGACCTACTCTATACGATACTAATTAGCATTAAACCCAGCGAGGTGACCTATTTACTCGAACATTGATTTACAGCGAAAGAAGAGCGCGAAAGGGAAATACGGCGTACTGCAGCTTTGAAGGGACAAAACGAGACGTTGAAAGAAACCCTGGAGGATATTCGCAGACAGATGTCGATGCTGGGTAAGTATAAAAAAGCGCGGACGCACAGAAGGAAGTGCCGTGTTGTGTATCGGAACGTGAGGAGGAGTTCGTTTCTCGTTTCGTCGGAGGAACGAGATTTTCCAACGAAATTTGACAGGCGGCATCGTACGACGAACGGAAGCGAACGAATACACGGATACCACGGCGGGGAATAGTCTTATTTTCGAACGTTCATTGCAGCCGGCGAATATAACATTTTGCAAAGTCAGGCGGTTACGCTGGCCGAGAGCAAATTGGAGCTGGAGAAGACCGTGATCGGACTCCGAAAGGAAATCGTCGACACCCGTGATGCGTATCTCGAGACAGAACGAGGTTCCCGAGTACTTTTAGACGAATCGAGAAAGGAGAACGAATCGGTGAGTTGGACCATACGATACATGCGATTGCGATTTCTCATCCAGTACAGAGTAAATCGAAGCGAGGAGATGGCGTTCATCGATGACCATCTAGACACGTGAGATATCGTAGTTTGAAATAACGACGGAATATGAAATTGTAGATCGATTGGTTACCATTAGAAATTGCAAAAATCTGCAGAATATGCAAGGGATGTCAAGGATGTCTGCAAGGAATATGTAGTAAATGAAACAAGGGTCTCTAGGTTCTTCTATTTCTGAATGTCTCGAATACTTTATGGTAATAAGTACGATATTTTACTAAAACACTTAGTAAATCACTTTACTAAAGTAAAAGTAAAGGTATCCAGGTACGTTGTATGGGTAGGATGAGCATAAACAATGGACATTGTTCGAGAAATTTTGTCAGATTCAATAGCCTACGCCTTTATGGCGTTATATACCACTTAATTTGTACCGAGGGTCACCAAAGTTCCGTTTCACCTATTTGCACCAGCTGTTCGGTTATTAATTAAGGCTGTTAACTGCTTTGTTATGTATGATGCGTTAATGATACAACAGACGATAGAAATTGCTTGCTGTTTAAGCCGATGTCGGTTTACTATACGGTCGCTACATAGCCTATATACAGGACCAAATTCTCGTGAATtaatctgctgttcggttaaatCAATTTATACGAGTTCAGGGAAATTTACGATCAACTATTTGGCTGAGTGTCAATTTTGTCGTATTACGGCTTACTacgaatatcattttttttaaattaatatcatgatagctagactgcggatttttatatcTTAAATATTCAGCTTATATgtgggaaatatttatatttacgaaATATGAATCATGCTCGTGTGTATCAATAGTTAGTTATCATAATCtacgttaaaataaataataatagttcttaaaatatttttgtcgtAAATTATACGTATCGGCTGtgtgaaaaaaattatttatagacTGAAAAGAACCGAACCGAACAGAACCGAAATGTACATATTTAAATTAGCTTCAGTATCGTGCCAGGTCATTTTCTGGTCTTTCTATGGATGTATCTATTCTCGTACTTATCTCGTATCTAGAATTTTTGAAACTTTCGATATTACTTCGTAACCAAGATTTTTCTTCCAAATACAACAAAATTTTTCTCCTATTTGTCAATTGCGTAGCATAAGTGGgtataaaattcaattttatttgatttcCGTTATTGTGCACATTTCTTAAAGTGCATATTACGAATTCAAATTGTTCTGCATGGTTGTATCTGATATAAATTGATTGTGCGGCAGTTATAATACGAATATCACGAGTCATAAATTCTTGCAAATAAAACATCTTGGCAaaaaatatgtaacatattCATTTATGTTGTTTACGTAAAATACGCAAAATGTATGCAATATGAAGAAAatgtatttgcataaaaatccgctaGTATAAAAATCTAATGATAACGTACTGTATTCCATACAGTCATTAAGACGTTCGAAAATTAGATGTAAAAGGTGTTATTCGTAAAGGTGTTAACTACGTTTATTTTCTGATGTTCAATTTAACATGGCAATGGCAGAAGAAGGGTACGAACTGACCTACAACAATGCTGCAAATCTTGTACGTAAACTTCCTGCTTCGTTATTTACTCTGTGGCTTACGACGATCGAAAGTTTATTGCTTCGTCGACAAAAGCTCGATTCTATTTTCGCCGCTTTCCATCAATCAAACATTTCAGTTCCAATTTCGCATTAACGAATTTACTAGTCAGCTTTGGAAATGGTCACAGTACAAACCTTAAACGTTAGTCTCTGTAATAGAATAGTaaattgaattataaaattgtgTCATAAGATAGCAACTTTTGTAATGAAATAGTAAAGTGTCATAAATCTATCCCATAAAGTACAAACTTTTGTTAGGCCAATAAACTACAGTGCAGGTAAAAGTGCTGATGGGtaagaaaggatgagaaatcctAATGGACCCGTAGTTTAGGATAATAGGTAATTCTAATCCTTTCACGTGACCATTTTGGGTCAACAATACCTGTGAAACGTGTGGGCATGGTAGGAGTACTAAGACTGGTATAAAAGGACGTTTTGGTGGAGAAAATGAGTTAGTCGTTTGTTGAACTTCGTTGGGAGTTGATCACGAGTCATTACGAGTTATTGGTTGCCGATTCTTGCGAGTTCGTGTGAGTTGTGAGTTGTCACTCAGAAGTTAATTAGTTGTACCAATTTAGTTGTTTTAGTTGTATTACATTACTACATTGGGAAATAGCTCTAGTTAAATAATCATAGTTTCGTGTTTGAATCATCGTAAATAAATCtatcattataaataaattaatcaagTAAATAAGTCACTATAATTATACATTATTTACTTCAGTTGAAGGAAGAGTACAAGGAAACGGCCGAGAAACTTCAGCAAGAAATCGCATCTTTACGTTTGATCGTCTCAATTAAGAAAGATAACGAGAGTGCCAAAGACGTCAGTGACAGTGATACGGATAAAACGATTCAAGAAGAGACCATTTTGAAGCCTGAAGATGATCCTGTGTTGGACATGACACAGCAACTGATCTTGAATCGCGAAAAGATCGAGATACTGTCACGGCAAAACGATCGGCTGTCGAAAACACTGTGTCGATTACGGCAATATCAAAGGCAAGTTACGACAAACGATTCATACAAATGACATACTTGCGAAAATCGTCAGATTCCATTTTCTGACCTGTTATTCACTGTATTTATCTATTGGTTTGTAACATGAATAAGTTCGATCGAATAAGGAAAAATATTGAGTTCAGCCAAACTTATGTTACAATCCAATAAATAGATCGTGAGTACATACGTATAGCGATAGTCTATTCCCAACGGGTATTATTTTTACGAAGTGAAAACTTGAATAAATTTATCGGTTGTTTCGTAGTTGATTTTTCAACAGAAGAGGATATAGGCCAATCTTCAACGATCAATTTGTATAGTAATTTCAGTTTTCAGTTATTTCAATTAATAAGTTAATTTCTCTTATGTAATtgcgaaaattctttcaacttgTCCTTCTTTTCTCTGATATGAATACCATGCGCAGCTAGAAAATTGTTAGTATACTTAACCGTGGTGATAATATGATCTTACCCGTATAATTTgattgatattttttatatcttgtTATAGCGTTAGAGTATCAAACGTAAAAAATAAAACGCAATATTCACTGAATTAtcacaaaatgaatattttgtaGACAGAAATAAACTGTCATTTTTGCAATATATATTACAAAGAAAATTACGTAATGAGCATGCTAAGTAGTACGATGTGACAATGTTTATCTTTTAGCATAAATGTAACAATTATAGATTACAGAACTATTTTGTTACAGAAATACGATTAGTAGCGGCATACATCGCTGAAGCAGTACAAGTTCCATCATTTTACCGATTTATCCGTCGAGCTTGATAATATGAAGATTTTGGACTTGCTTTCACATACCCCCCAGCCCTCGAAGCAAAAGGTCGACTTCATTTCCAAGCTTCCTCTAGAGATGTCGCAGTTGATACTGCGAAAGCTCGATCCTGAGTCGCTTCTGCGTGCTGCGCAGGTCTCGCATTCCTGGATGAATATTTGCCGGTCTGATTCTTGCTTAAAGAACACTGCAAGACAACACAAAAATGCAAAGAAGTTAGAgttggaaaaaaagaaaaaaaattccaACTATATTGATTCCGCCAGTTTCAATTATGTGAACCATATGAACTGTACGTTAAAACAGTTGAATGATTACTACAAATCTTCTGATTATACTCAATGTGGAAACGTATATACAATCGTACGTAGAATCAATAAAGTTTCATATAGAAACCAGTTAGATCGCATAAATGAAGgctcaaatttatattttatgtgaTAGAGATttaagatatttatatttataagtgAATCGACTACACTGTTGCGTACCAGTGATATatctttaaaattatataataagtcAATTAAGTGTACAACATTGTAAGCAATGTAACTTTTAGAATAAAAACAATAATCATGATACGTGTTGTGTTTAAATATAAATGACACTGGATTGTCCAATTTAATCAATATATTGATAGATATGTTAATACTGTTCTATTATTGTAACATTGATATTACTTAACATTCTTAGCCTTATTTATTATTCCTGTACTAGATACATGAAATAATCTATGTAAACGTCTGACATGCATAATGATGTATTTATGAGTATATTATTAGTTGAACGTGGTTAGTCAGGTCAGTCAAGTTACCTAAACAAGAAACATCCAACCGTGACAAATGCTCAGGTATACAAACTGTGAATTTTATGGAGGGTAATTATTCCCGCTTTTAAGAAGGTTTTTCAAATTCCTTAGCACAATTGAAATGTTGGAGCCCAGCAAGATGGATTTCGTTTCAGAACTTCTACCAGAGGTGTAATACGAGTATCATAAAAGTGGCTGCAAATTTACAGGTGTAACAAAAGTTTTAGACAGATAGCTAGGGAAATGTATTAGAATCTAGTATAGTAATTAATTTGGATAATAGTTCAGATAGTACATTCACTAACATATGATAAAGGAccactattaaaataaataatttttattttaatcgatAATCGTTCTGATATCTTGATGCTAAgagttattttaaattatatatgtcggagatgaaaggacgcCGGAGCCGTctctctggaacttcgggaaaatccgtaaaattgcaattaaagtttacagtcgtaattaaacaatttgccgtcatcctgcccaattgcacttgtttgcgatttgtgataataaacttgggctcaaggcgaccatcagtcgccgaacgtagccgcggtcaacgggacgggcgcttcgcctaacaaaggtgtggaattatagtatgaccctcattaaaagaaataccaatagaggtacataacagtaaaacattccaacggttccttcggacaacgaatacctgatgttgaggcacgtacacaacacaagtccagttagcccgaggacccgctataaaacctgggtttttcccGCAATTAAGATTTGCCAAAcggacagacagtctttgtcccaaactgACCAATTAACAaagacgtcaatttcccttactttcggaacgagggctatatCCGAcggatccgatgatctcgtgtccttagacacaccccatcataattttcctctgtggcatcattgggacgaagattcattctttcttgagatcccaccgacgaagggagcagcgcctgacgatcagtgagtttgagttagagcaagtatctttttcatcccgttgaccgcggattcgtcatcgaacctaagaccaacgtcgcTAACATCGCAAGCGCCCAAtcaccgctgttgattgtcgaatcggtagtgtccccactcgtagcatcaggccgcgtcttcgttatcacacaacgatggccaactccaagggaggtctatcaaacgcccacaaccctgttcctgactcttctccgacacatatgtcggagatgaaggaACATCGGGACTTCCCGTCTGGAATGTTGCgaaaaaccccaataccctagttcagacttttactatagctacacttaagtaataaaaataagaaatagttttaatattCCAATCTGGCTTTGTGGTGATGGGCTTGGGCCCTAAGTGATTTAGCTGGTCACTGAACATAGCCATGGTCACGgaagggacgtgtacctgacaaaGGTATGGgctgattatatggctctccttaaaaacaaagatagACCCGAGAGGCTGGGAAAGGAATATATAAGGGTAGATTGATTGTCAAGTCTGTGgtatccatacttgtgttaataaactatacCTTTGTTATAGcataacgatggctaattccaatgaagattcatcaaacGCCTACGACCCTATCCCCAACGTTAATCCGACATATAGATGATGAGTTGACATGATAAGTTATGACTTATGACCGTAAAAACTGAATCTTCTTAAATATCTATAGTCTACTAATCATTCAATGCTTTATTGTATCGAGTAATACCAAAGCTTTAAGCATCCATTCTGACGGATCTTGGTCGATACAGACTTGACGGATCTATGATTGCTGCTGTCGTGTCCTACAAGTTTGACATCGTTAACATCGAGTTCTACGATCTGAAGACTGACATTGCCATATACGCGTGTCTACAGAATAGACATTCTCGCACGGAGAATCTAATAAACTTGAAATTGATCACACCAGCTATATCTCCAAAATTGCGCGATCGTGAAACTGCAAGTTAATGTCATCTACGATATCTTGGCAACTTTAGAGTCGAGGATCCAGGTGTAGAAGGAGTTTAAATGGAATAGGAGAATCACAGAGTCTGACGACTGAATATCATTAGCGACCGCCAATGTATTCTATAGCGATAGTTTAATCCCTTGGGTAATTTCGTTTGACTGCAAGTATTAGCTTGATTAGTGTCTGCTaaaatattcttaattaatgaaaaattattcgatggaatttttataataaattaataactgaAGTGAAGATTCTTATGcattaaatatgaaaaaatgtaaatctactaataaaacaaaatgaGTAGAGGGTAGAAAAACACGACGCTCAAGATAATCGcataatttatttttgtatatacagTCACTTTACAACGCGTACTTTTTGTTATACAGTGTAGCTCACAAATACTTTAGGTCAGCAAACGGCGAATGGTCGCAGTAAAGACGGTATCAAAGTAAAAAAACTAATTCAGACGATCGCCCTGCCGCGATAGGTGTTAGTCTCCGTGAGAAATAAACGACACTGAACGATGTTGCACGCACAATCGGAAATCTCGACAAATCATTTTGTGTCTCTCTTATGTGTTTCATAGGGACAATCGATTTCTctcgttttataaaattttgtgaCTCACGAGTCGATAAATTTCTTAGGGACGGGGAAGCTTTAGAGGCAAAAACATCGATCCTGTGATCTCTATCTAGGTTGGCAGTAATTCTCAGGCATGGATTGAAATTTTTCCTCGCTCCTTGTATACGCTCCCGTTCTTTGAATCATACCAGCATCGTGAAACTTCTTTTTCGTCGAACGATTTCGTAAAGTAAGTCAGATGACAtctttgttgttttattttgtACCGTTCCGTCGATTACGCATTATACACCGTAGTTTTTACGATAACACGCACGTAAATGTCGGACACATTGACGATCCAATGACAATGTACCGCAAAAGAAATGAGATATGGCGGTTCAACACTTGCGATCCACAATGAGAACACAGTTCACGcaataataacataaaaattttagaatatttcCCTATCTCTTCCATTGTTGTTCTTCAATGTATGTTTTCACGAAGTAGCAACCCTTTCGATGTAGCAAAAAATTATTACAGtcgaaatttaataattaacttACATATATAACCGAAACCTACGAATTTCTTTCTTAACCATTACAAATTCAAATACATTCgatagaaatataattataatacgtttcgAATCTAacttcctcttttttttatatagatatatatgtatatatataaaacgcAGTATATTCGCGAAAGCAACGTCGACGATCGAAGCAGATCTTCTTTCTATTTTCGTTACAATAAAacattcttcttttctcttgttCTTCCAGGAGACGCATTACTGGCCACAAATTCGTTTCGATATGTTGAACAGCGATATTCATTGGAAGAATACAAAGGATCACATTTCAAGAGGGAGGATATGTGACAATATTGCTCGCGATCAATCCGAATTCTCTAACGAGGAACAATTTTTATATAGTCAAGGCTTAATTATTCGAGAACGAACTCTTTCCTTTCAGAATTTTCTTTGCACACCGACCGTTATAGATCGACAGATATGAAATAGATATGATTGCTTTGAGatgttacattataaaaattgtataagtGTGCATCTTTCGAACGAAAGAACATAATAGAAAAGATACGTTTAAAAACCATTAGAAGATTCGTCGTAGTAGCGGTGAGGAAAATATTCACGCGCTTCTTTTGAATAATTACGCAATAGTTTGGTCGATCGACGCTCGTTTCCTTCATAGAATCACTTTACTTACAACATAGTTAACGTCGAACATTTCCAGACAATGTATGGTCATTATTTACATGTCGATAAGAATATCGACTCCACGTGATGGattttacaaatatatgtatataatcttaTGCACGTCAAAGATATGTATTGTGTTTGGCGCTTAGGTTCTAGAAATTACGTATTTAAACGGTGCGCACAAAAAACAACCTTAAAAGTTACGACATTTTTTCATTAATGGCGTCCAGTATCGCGAACTGGCAACCGTACTAATTAGTTCGTTTCGTTTtcgtattaaaaaatgaaacttctGTTCGTTCGATAAATCGAGCGACGCTGGAAATATTCGACGAGGCGAGTTGAAAAATCTTCGATAACGTCTCTTTCTGCGACCGAAGATCGGCAGTCGCCATTAACGATTAGAACTTAGGCTGTCTTCGACATTTTGTCGCGATCGTTAACAGGATCGACGAGCAGGGGAAGAACACGTTGACGCAGACATTGTTTCGTTTCCACGAGCgacggaagaaaagaaatttaaacaaaaaggaagaaaaacttCGTCGTAAAAGGCTTATTCGATGAATCATTACGATTATAATTAGGTCGTTCTGACGATTTTCTCTTAGGTCCGACTTATGCAGGTGCG harbors:
- the LOC117157035 gene encoding uncharacterized protein LOC117157035, with amino-acid sequence MSRLTKGIETDVETALTMVKKSNLRIQDARRDHDQTIRELRTSLTMQEKRTDALQAENSELKSYFRTFIAAGEYNILQSQAVTLAESKLELEKTVIGLRKEIVDTRDAYLETERGSRVLLDESRKENESLKEEYKETAEKLQQEIASLRLIVSIKKDNESAKDVSDSDTDKTIQEETILKPEDDPVLDMTQQLILNREKIEILSRQNDRLSKTLCRLRQYQRNTISSGIHR